Proteins encoded in a region of the Piliocolobus tephrosceles isolate RC106 unplaced genomic scaffold, ASM277652v3 unscaffolded_7042, whole genome shotgun sequence genome:
- the LOC111524224 gene encoding huntingtin-interacting protein K-like has translation MRRRSEIDTATEGDVELELETETSGPERPPEKPRKHDSGAADLERVTDYAEEKEIQSSNLETAMSVIGDRRSREQKAKQEREKELAKVTIKKEDLELIMTEMEISQAAAERSLREHIGNVVEALIALTN, from the coding sequence ATGCGGCGGCGTAGTGAAATAGATACGGCGACTGAGGGAGATGTGGAGCTGGAGTTAGAGACTGAGACCAGTGGACCAGAGCGGCCTCCCGAGAAGCCACGGAAGCACGACAGCGGTGCGGCGGACTTGGAGCGGGTCACCGACTATGCGGAGGAGAAGGAGATCCAGAGTTCCAATCTGGAGACGGCCATGTCCGTGATTGGAGACAGAAGGTCCCGGGAGCAGAAAGCCAAACAGGAGCGGGAGAAAGAACTGGCAAAAGTCACTATCAAGAAGGAAGATCTGGAGCTGATAATGACCGAGATGGAGATATCTCAAGCAGCAGCAGAACGCAGCTTGCGGGAACACATAGGCAACGTGGTAGAGGCGCTTATTGCCCTAACCAACTGA